A genomic region of Parambassis ranga chromosome 7, fParRan2.1, whole genome shotgun sequence contains the following coding sequences:
- the tmem269 gene encoding transmembrane protein 269 isoform X1: MILLTPSSGFFQCTNKLFLSDQATGLQIKEFARKNAANALSVANMVMGMASILSSLNGHHHAACWLVLIGYLLDLADGAVARRLDACSALGAKLDDFADFTTFGIATSLLLRTSDLLDNILCMCYVLSVFVRLCFFSSGIPFMYRGLPCIYSSAILASASLLSGGNMALLRVIAVAMILFMISQNFYPHDRVLESQAWKKVVYAGGIVMVFCSSFPPACVYYLLWSVSYILFPTSLWSSKV; encoded by the exons ATGATCCTCCTGACCCCCTCCTCTG GTTTCTTCCAATGTACCAACAAGCTCTTTCTGAGTGATCAGGCCACGGGACTTCAGATCAAGGAGTTTGCACGTAAAAATGCAGCCAATGCTCTGTCAGTTGCCAACATGGTCATGGGCATGGCCTCCATTCTCAGCAGTCTCAACGG GCACCATCATGCTGCATGTTGGCTGGTTCTGATTGGCTACCTGCTGGATTTGGCAGATGGAGCCGTTGCCAGGCGACTGGATGCCTGCTCTGCACTGG GTGCAAAGCTGGATGATTTTGCTGACTTTACAACCTTTGGGATTGCCACATCATTGCTTCTGAGGACATCCGACCTGCTTGATAACATCCTCTGCATGTGCTATGTCCTGTCCGTGTTCGTTCGCCTTTGTTTCTTCTCAAGTG GGATCCCCTTCATGTACCGCGGCCTGCCATGCATCTACTCATCGGCCATCTTGGCCAGCGCCTCTCTGCTGTCAGGGGGAAACATGGCCTTACTGCGAGTTATTGCAGTGGCCATGATCCTCTTTATGATCAGTCAAAATTTCTACCCCCATGACAGAGTGCTGGAGTCCCAGGCCTGGAAGAAAGTGGTCTATGCTGGAG GGATCGTCATGGTGTTCTGCTCTTCCTTCCCCCCTGCATGTGTGTACTACCTGCTGTGGTCGGTCTCCTACATTTTGTTTCCAACATCCCTTTGGAGCAGTAAAGTGTAA
- the tmem269 gene encoding transmembrane protein 269 isoform X2, which produces MILLTPSSGFFQCTNKLFLSDQATGLQIKEFARKNAANALSVANMVMGMASILSSLNGHHHAACWLVLIGYLLDLADGAVARRLDACSALGAKLDDFADFTTFGIATSLLLRTSDLLDNILCMCYVLSVFVRLCFFSSGIPFMYRGLPCIYSSAILASASLLSGGNMALLRVIAVAMILFMISQNFYPHDRVLESQAWKKVVYAGGIVMVFCSSFPPACFTSGPSG; this is translated from the exons ATGATCCTCCTGACCCCCTCCTCTG GTTTCTTCCAATGTACCAACAAGCTCTTTCTGAGTGATCAGGCCACGGGACTTCAGATCAAGGAGTTTGCACGTAAAAATGCAGCCAATGCTCTGTCAGTTGCCAACATGGTCATGGGCATGGCCTCCATTCTCAGCAGTCTCAACGG GCACCATCATGCTGCATGTTGGCTGGTTCTGATTGGCTACCTGCTGGATTTGGCAGATGGAGCCGTTGCCAGGCGACTGGATGCCTGCTCTGCACTGG GTGCAAAGCTGGATGATTTTGCTGACTTTACAACCTTTGGGATTGCCACATCATTGCTTCTGAGGACATCCGACCTGCTTGATAACATCCTCTGCATGTGCTATGTCCTGTCCGTGTTCGTTCGCCTTTGTTTCTTCTCAAGTG GGATCCCCTTCATGTACCGCGGCCTGCCATGCATCTACTCATCGGCCATCTTGGCCAGCGCCTCTCTGCTGTCAGGGGGAAACATGGCCTTACTGCGAGTTATTGCAGTGGCCATGATCCTCTTTATGATCAGTCAAAATTTCTACCCCCATGACAGAGTGCTGGAGTCCCAGGCCTGGAAGAAAGTGGTCTATGCTGGAG GGATCGTCATGGTGTTCTGCTCTTCCTTCCCCCCTGCAT GTTTTACCTCTGGCCCATCCGGGTGA
- the LOC114437953 gene encoding tyrosine-protein kinase STYK1 isoform X1 yields the protein MDTQCSNGTSQTVCYEESSGPLAVIIIPSLLALSTVLVVALIFCSLHKNKQRGQGSIGHFTHGQQSVSMATASVSTPKVQAVLNPWEIPDECILEGLEFWQTGRYGPICKGLLKRRDDGASSAVVVKSLRDGPNQPEAKEFVKWLLFHATVCKHENVAQMLYCQTKRLPMFMVFEAYSPGNLLHFLWTLRNKDSSCADPMQSFSERSVFLIAKQVASGLDYLMSEHRLVHGDVAARNILIGPGLSTRVSGLGVAFEGRKMDPAIRPRAAEVPLKWQAPERIIMQLSIDRSDVWSFGVLLYELITLGSPPYPDLEPLSVLPKLQASYRMKRPKNCGGALYDLMKYCWMWSFKDRPTFSAIIKLLESSLHFADTKPIIIPDTVDVFDYNKKAGLLS from the exons ATGGACACACAGTGTAGCAATGGAACCTCGCAGACTGTGTGCT ACGAGGAGTCGTCTGGTCCTCTTGCAGTCATTATCATCCCCTCTCTCCTGGCTCTGAGCACAGTTTTAGTGGTGGCTCTGATTTTCTGTAGTCTCCATAAAAACAAGCAGAGAGGACAGGGATCAATAGGTCATTTTACACATG GCCAGCAGAGTGTATCCATGGCTACAGCTTCTGTTAGCACTCCGAAGGTCCAGGCAGTTTTGAATCCCTGGGAAATCCCTGACGAGTGCATCCTTGAGGGACTTGAGTTTTGGCAGACGGGTCGCTATGGCCCCATTTGCAAAGGTCTGCTGAAGAGAAGAGATGATGGAGCATCCTCTGCTGTGGTGGTGAAGTCCCTTCGAG ATGGACCAAACCAGCCTGAGGCCAAGGAGTTTGTGAAGTGGCTCCTCTTCCATGCCACAGTGTGTAAACATGAGAATGTGGCACAGATGTTGTACTGTCAGACCAAGCGTCTGCCCATGTTCATGGTCTTCGAGGCCTACAGCCCAGGAAACCTGCTTCACTTCCTCTGGACACTTAGAAAT AAGGATTCAAGCTGTGCTGATCCAATGCAGAGCTTCTCAGAGAGGTCCGTGTTCCTGATTGCAAAGCAGGTTGCATCTGGTCTG GATTACCTGATGTCAGAACACAGGCTGGTGCACGGCGATGTTGCTGCCAGGAACATCTTAATTGGCCCTGGCCTCTCCACTCGGGTGTCTGGGCTGGGTGTGGCGTTTGAAGGACGAAAAATGGATCCAGCAATTAGGCCgagggcagcagaggtgccTCTTAAATGGCAGGCTCCAGAGAGGATTATAATGCAGCTCAGCATTGACAGGAGCGACGT GTGGTCATTTGGAGTCTTACTCTATGAACTGATAACCTTAG GCTCTCCTCCATATCCTGATCTGGAACCTCTCTCAGTGCTTCCAAAGCTTCAGGCCTCTTATCGCATGAAGAGACCAAAGAATTGTGGAGGAGCTTT atatGACCTGATGAAGTACTGCTGGATGTGGAGTTTCAAAGACAGACCAACATTTTCAGCCATCATAAAGCTGCTGGAGTCGTCACTGCACTTCGCTGACACAAAACCGATTATTATTCCTGACACCGTAGACGTATTTGATTATAACAAGAAGGCAGGTCTGCTCTCGTAG
- the tmem269 gene encoding transmembrane protein 269 isoform X3, translating to MVMGMASILSSLNGHHHAACWLVLIGYLLDLADGAVARRLDACSALGAKLDDFADFTTFGIATSLLLRTSDLLDNILCMCYVLSVFVRLCFFSSGIPFMYRGLPCIYSSAILASASLLSGGNMALLRVIAVAMILFMISQNFYPHDRVLESQAWKKVVYAGGIVMVFCSSFPPACVYYLLWSVSYILFPTSLWSSKV from the exons ATGGTCATGGGCATGGCCTCCATTCTCAGCAGTCTCAACGG GCACCATCATGCTGCATGTTGGCTGGTTCTGATTGGCTACCTGCTGGATTTGGCAGATGGAGCCGTTGCCAGGCGACTGGATGCCTGCTCTGCACTGG GTGCAAAGCTGGATGATTTTGCTGACTTTACAACCTTTGGGATTGCCACATCATTGCTTCTGAGGACATCCGACCTGCTTGATAACATCCTCTGCATGTGCTATGTCCTGTCCGTGTTCGTTCGCCTTTGTTTCTTCTCAAGTG GGATCCCCTTCATGTACCGCGGCCTGCCATGCATCTACTCATCGGCCATCTTGGCCAGCGCCTCTCTGCTGTCAGGGGGAAACATGGCCTTACTGCGAGTTATTGCAGTGGCCATGATCCTCTTTATGATCAGTCAAAATTTCTACCCCCATGACAGAGTGCTGGAGTCCCAGGCCTGGAAGAAAGTGGTCTATGCTGGAG GGATCGTCATGGTGTTCTGCTCTTCCTTCCCCCCTGCATGTGTGTACTACCTGCTGTGGTCGGTCTCCTACATTTTGTTTCCAACATCCCTTTGGAGCAGTAAAGTGTAA
- the LOC114437953 gene encoding tyrosine-protein kinase STYK1 isoform X2, translating to MDTQCSNGTSQTVCYEESSGPLAVIIIPSLLALSTVLVVALIFCSLHKNKQRGQGSIGHFTHGQQSVSMATASVSTPKVQAVLNPWEIPDECILEGLEFWQTGRYGPICKGLLKRRDDGASSAVVVKSLRDGPNQPEAKEFVKWLLFHATVCKHENVAQMLYCQTKRLPMFMVFEAYSPGNLLHFLWTLRNDSSCADPMQSFSERSVFLIAKQVASGLDYLMSEHRLVHGDVAARNILIGPGLSTRVSGLGVAFEGRKMDPAIRPRAAEVPLKWQAPERIIMQLSIDRSDVWSFGVLLYELITLGSPPYPDLEPLSVLPKLQASYRMKRPKNCGGALYDLMKYCWMWSFKDRPTFSAIIKLLESSLHFADTKPIIIPDTVDVFDYNKKAGLLS from the exons ATGGACACACAGTGTAGCAATGGAACCTCGCAGACTGTGTGCT ACGAGGAGTCGTCTGGTCCTCTTGCAGTCATTATCATCCCCTCTCTCCTGGCTCTGAGCACAGTTTTAGTGGTGGCTCTGATTTTCTGTAGTCTCCATAAAAACAAGCAGAGAGGACAGGGATCAATAGGTCATTTTACACATG GCCAGCAGAGTGTATCCATGGCTACAGCTTCTGTTAGCACTCCGAAGGTCCAGGCAGTTTTGAATCCCTGGGAAATCCCTGACGAGTGCATCCTTGAGGGACTTGAGTTTTGGCAGACGGGTCGCTATGGCCCCATTTGCAAAGGTCTGCTGAAGAGAAGAGATGATGGAGCATCCTCTGCTGTGGTGGTGAAGTCCCTTCGAG ATGGACCAAACCAGCCTGAGGCCAAGGAGTTTGTGAAGTGGCTCCTCTTCCATGCCACAGTGTGTAAACATGAGAATGTGGCACAGATGTTGTACTGTCAGACCAAGCGTCTGCCCATGTTCATGGTCTTCGAGGCCTACAGCCCAGGAAACCTGCTTCACTTCCTCTGGACACTTAGAAAT GATTCAAGCTGTGCTGATCCAATGCAGAGCTTCTCAGAGAGGTCCGTGTTCCTGATTGCAAAGCAGGTTGCATCTGGTCTG GATTACCTGATGTCAGAACACAGGCTGGTGCACGGCGATGTTGCTGCCAGGAACATCTTAATTGGCCCTGGCCTCTCCACTCGGGTGTCTGGGCTGGGTGTGGCGTTTGAAGGACGAAAAATGGATCCAGCAATTAGGCCgagggcagcagaggtgccTCTTAAATGGCAGGCTCCAGAGAGGATTATAATGCAGCTCAGCATTGACAGGAGCGACGT GTGGTCATTTGGAGTCTTACTCTATGAACTGATAACCTTAG GCTCTCCTCCATATCCTGATCTGGAACCTCTCTCAGTGCTTCCAAAGCTTCAGGCCTCTTATCGCATGAAGAGACCAAAGAATTGTGGAGGAGCTTT atatGACCTGATGAAGTACTGCTGGATGTGGAGTTTCAAAGACAGACCAACATTTTCAGCCATCATAAAGCTGCTGGAGTCGTCACTGCACTTCGCTGACACAAAACCGATTATTATTCCTGACACCGTAGACGTATTTGATTATAACAAGAAGGCAGGTCTGCTCTCGTAG